A window of the Osmia lignaria lignaria isolate PbOS001 chromosome 2, iyOsmLign1, whole genome shotgun sequence genome harbors these coding sequences:
- the LOC117605860 gene encoding uncharacterized protein LOC117605860 isoform X1 — translation MFKKLLEHNITSCDEQFFCHLCMSEQSNLEDALHHINEEKHQLLWSDQTVNILKDCEGQTYQILRDNKVAIIVLSSFNCTSCYCSFPDLISTLQHVQNKCHIDQLKNKCVVLNCDKDNSEICIVSVKSKLLKVRKKKLDSSDKSLLLKDTFTYKDEKYDSYVSQGHSKYVPFEFFRIVYNYSNEDCQTLVNNRILKFEYYQLMCQCCYRCCLTPSDILQHIMAMKHTETNTTLNERESKQIQRIPINSEVIKNVVESNLDEVKENYESKIVNLLQYISVRTQQEQNINNDEDLSSNDLICELCKCHLPSLDHILPHIKGRQHVSLLAKVNQLPQSTEQNDNDNTKLVLIENKHTSQITVVDILSKKSKTKDHQSNLKFNIDCKICTTACVKNCLNKYDQIFLSNNITIKGSKFICALCERTCNSLHDVLQHINGKIHTNKLKCQDQNSNICKTTYAMCTNSDNDGSANQKPTVNFSKNKMNVSVNEKWSLNDTSKQEDLINIAEKDRINEIQDNSNNTNALDKSLYFCELCSIQIDIKNLHEHINTVIHKCNIPAMSISDDIFLFKCFCCKSIIQGTNSLITHLNSTKHLNNLKNTLIHIKTNNIKIFPQSPDDTQNILEGTKSALCSVLFPKIGNVPMYLSEKCLISFDTSNIVVCDDIKNKIIYSCLICRVTLNTCRNLREHCQARMHLWRIKRISTETLNDSSKTLNCLSNKMGKEQTTTDNCFDITSDINEQITKLLQVSPFKSNSSEKHGHKGQRLVKRLNKVYCEEFLEIEEKMYTLDKKKLNNMELNFKPFMPYSSKNFYCLACNNTVSKELDLLYEHACLDAHKFKLNTIKEDKDSEKLIKQYMQKISEDSIKCHICKSCIKNDTDNIDAHINDKMHKKKCETFCAVIDNAFNSITQNLTNLWYSIQKFSCVPCQKSFNYKLEFIEHIATHTKDSTKEIFDFCIPCATLWLDTKNCYTEHCNDPVHKYLIKSKDFMVEDLPECIKKLLDQVDEISDVLFEQTQILMNDTIQKEVTQSLENTLKSFYPSIKAFLFGSRITGLGSVNSDIDIYLDCGNTYYQDQEESLKKKYFISIEKILHQQKEKWEVKEIIESRTPIIKLLYKPTNIQCDISLTNGLSVENSKLIRSFNDAYPPCRKLILFIKKWLSCFNLPSRHGLTNYAIAWIVIFYLQLNMHLPSVATLIKEKNKSRLICGWETGVAQPKNNNKSVQSLSMLLLGFFQFYANFDYRHYIICPLMGYALAKKDFINLDMLPKEMKPYINHIYKSNDPEYFRIDSSLCVQDPFDLSHNLTKAVSSITLKYFKQYCQDSASILSSKTK, via the exons atgtttaagaaattattagaaCATAATATAACCAGTTGTGATGAACAATTTTTTTGTCATTTATGTATGTCTGAACAATCAAATTTAGAAGATGCTTTACATCACATTAATGAAGAAAAGCACCAGTTATTATGGTCGGATCAAACAGTTAACATTTTGAAAGACTGTGAAGGACAAACCTATCAGATACTTAGAGATAACAAAGTAGCTATAATTGTTTTAAGTAGTTTTAATTGTACATCTTGTTATTGCAGTTTTCCAGATTTAATTAGTACTTTACAACATGTTCAAAACAAATGTCATAttgatcaattaaaaaataaatgtgtaGTCTTAAATTGTGATAAAGATAacagtgaaatatgtattgtaTCTGTTAAGTCAAAGTTATTAAAagtgagaaaaaagaaacttgaTTCATCTGATAAGTCCTTGTTGTTAAAAGATACATTCACATATAAAGATGAAAAATATGATTCATATGTTTCCCAAGGACATAGCAAATACGTACCATTTGAGTTTTTTAGAATAGTATATAACTATTCAAACGAAGATTGTCAAACTCTTGTTAATAACAGAATACtcaaatttgaatattatcAATTGATGTGTCAATGTTGTTATCGATGTTGTTTAACTCCTAGCGATATTTTACAACACATTATGGCAATGAAACATACAGAGACAAACACAACATTAAATGAAAGGGAATCTAAACAAATTCAGCGCATACCTATTAACTcggaagtaattaaaaatgttgtaGAATCAAATTTAGATGAAGTAAAAGAAAACTATGAGagtaaaattgttaatttattacaatacaTAAGCGTGAGAACTCAGCaagaacaaaatataaataacgaTGAAGATTTATCATCTAATGATTTAATATGTGAGCTTTGTAAGTGTCATTTGCCATCCCTAGATCATATTTTACCTCATATCAAAGGAAGGCAACATGTCAGTTTATTAGCTAAAGTTAATCAGTTACCTCAGAGTACGGAACAAAATGATAATGACAATACAAAATTAGTTTTAATTGAAAACAAACATACATCTCAAATAACAGTCGTGGATATACTTTCAAAAAAGTCAAAAACAAAAGATCATcaatcaaatttaaaatttaacattGACTGCAAAATTTGTACAACAGCATGTGTGAAGAATTGTTTGAATAAGTATGATCAGATTTTTCTAAGTAATAACATTACAATAAAAGGATCTAAATTTATATGCGCACTGTGTGAACGAACATGTAATTCATTACATGATGTTTTACAACATATTAATGGAAAGATTCACACCAACAAATTAAAATGTCAAGATCAAAACtcaaatatttgtaaaactACATACGCTATGTGTACAAATTCTGACAATGATGGAAGTGCAAATCAGAAACCAACTGTTAACTTTtcaaagaataaaatgaatgtAAGTGTAAATGAAAAATGGAGCCTAAATGATACATCCAAACAGGaagatttaataaatattgcggaaaaagatagaattaatgaaatacaagataatagtaataatactaATGCTCTTGACAAATCTTTGTATTTTTGTGAATTATGCAGTATACAAATAGATATTAAGAATTTACATGAGCACATTAATACAGTAATTCATAAATGTAACATACCTGCTATGAGTATAAGTgatgatatatttttatttaaatgtttttgTTGTAAATCAATAATACAGGGAACTAATTCATTAATTACTCATTTAAATTCAACAAAACATTTAAACAACTTGAAGAATACTTTGATACATATTAAAAcaaataacattaaaatatttccacaatCACCTGATGATACTCAAAACATATTAGAAGGTACAAAATCTGCACTTTGTAGTGTTCTCTTTCCAAAAATAGGAAATGTACCTATGTATTTATCAGAAAAGTGCCTTATATCTTTTGATACTTCAAATATTGTAGTTTGTGATGATATCAAGAATAAAATTATCTATTCCTGTTTAATTTGCAGAGTAACATTAAACACATGTCGCAATTTAAGAGAACATTGTCAAGCACGGATGCATCTGTGGAGAATTAAACGAATTTCCACAGAAACATTAAACGATTCTAGTAAAACATTAAACTGTCTCAGTAATAAAATGGGGAAAGAACAGACAACTACTGATAATTGTTTTGATATAACAAGTGATATAAATGAACAAATTACAAAGCTTCTACAAGTTTCTCCATTTAAATCAAATTCATCAGAAAAACATGGTCATAAAGGACAAAGGCTAGTAAAACGTTTGAATAAAGTATATTGTGAAGAATTTTTGGAAATTGAGGAAAAAATGTATACCTTGGATAAAAAAAAGTTGAATAATAtggaattaaattttaaaccaTTTATGCCATATAGTAGTAAAAACTTTTATTGTTTAGCTTGTAATAATACTGTTTCAAAAGAATTGGATCTATTATATGAACATGCGTGTCTTGACGCAcataaatttaagttaaatacaattaaagaagataaagactctgaaaaattgataaagcaATATATGCAGAAAATTTCAGAAGATTCCATAAAATGTCATATATGTAAAAGTTGTATCAAAAATGATACCGATAATATTGATGCTCATATTAATGATAAGATGCATAAGAAAAAATGTGAAACCTTTTGTGCAGTTATAGATAATGCTTTTAATTCTATAACACAGAATCTTACAAATTTATGGTATAGCATTCAAAAATTTTCGTGTGTTCCATGCCAAAaaagtttcaattataaattgGAATTTATAGAACATATTGCTACACATACGAAAGATTCAACAaaggaaatatttgatttttgtattcCATGTGCAACATTATGGTTGGACACAAAAAACTGTTATACAGAACATTGTAATGATCCAgtgcataaatatttaataaaaagtaaagatTTTATGGTTGAAGATCTTCCTGAATGTATAAAGAAATTATTAGATCAAGTTGACGAAATTTCTGATGTTTTATTTGAACAAACACAAATTTTAATGAATGACACTATACAAAAGGAAGTTACACAATCTTTGGAAAATACCTTGAAATCATTTTATCCCTCTATTAAAGCATTTTTATTCGGATCTAGAATTACTGGACTTGGATCTGTAAATAGTGACATAGATATATATCTTGATTGtg gAAATACATACTATCAAGATCAAGAAgaatcattaaaaaagaaatatttcatatctATTGAGAAAATTTTACATCAACAAAAGGAAAAATGGGAAGTGAAAGAAATAATAGAGTCAAGAACTCCTATAATAAAGTTGTTATATAAACCAACAAATATACAATGTGATATTTCTCTTACAAATGGTCTTTCAGTTGAAAATTCTAAACTAATAAG gtCATTTAATGATGCATATCCACCGTGCAGAAAACTAATACTGTTCATTAAGAAATGGTTATCTTGTTTCAATTTACCTTCAAGGCATGGTTTAACAAATTATGCTATTGCTTGGATTGTTATATTTTATCTACAGTTAAATATGCATTTACCAAGTGTTGCtacattaataaaagaaaaaaataaatctagACTTATATGTG gatGGGAAACTGGTGTTGCACAaccaaagaataataataaatctgtGCAATCTCTTTCTATGCTATTATTGGGTTTTTTTCAATTCTATGCTAATTTTGATTATCGACATTACATTATTTGTCCACTTATGGGTTACGCCTTAGCGaaaaaagattttataaatCTAGATATGCTGCCCAAAGAAATGAAACCTTATATCAATCATATATATAAATCTAACGATCCGGAATATTTTCGGATTGATTCTTCATTATGTGTGCAAGATCCATTTGATTTATCCCATAATCTGACAAAAGCTGTTAGTAGTATTACTTTAAAGTATTTTAAGCAGTATTGTCAAGATAGTGCATCTATATTAAGTTCGAAAACGAAGTGA
- the LOC117605860 gene encoding uncharacterized protein LOC117605860 isoform X2, translating into MKLYARVTLNTCRNLREHCQARMHLWRIKRISTETLNDSSKTLNCLSNKMGKEQTTTDNCFDITSDINEQITKLLQVSPFKSNSSEKHGHKGQRLVKRLNKVYCEEFLEIEEKMYTLDKKKLNNMELNFKPFMPYSSKNFYCLACNNTVSKELDLLYEHACLDAHKFKLNTIKEDKDSEKLIKQYMQKISEDSIKCHICKSCIKNDTDNIDAHINDKMHKKKCETFCAVIDNAFNSITQNLTNLWYSIQKFSCVPCQKSFNYKLEFIEHIATHTKDSTKEIFDFCIPCATLWLDTKNCYTEHCNDPVHKYLIKSKDFMVEDLPECIKKLLDQVDEISDVLFEQTQILMNDTIQKEVTQSLENTLKSFYPSIKAFLFGSRITGLGSVNSDIDIYLDCGNTYYQDQEESLKKKYFISIEKILHQQKEKWEVKEIIESRTPIIKLLYKPTNIQCDISLTNGLSVENSKLIRSFNDAYPPCRKLILFIKKWLSCFNLPSRHGLTNYAIAWIVIFYLQLNMHLPSVATLIKEKNKSRLICGWETGVAQPKNNNKSVQSLSMLLLGFFQFYANFDYRHYIICPLMGYALAKKDFINLDMLPKEMKPYINHIYKSNDPEYFRIDSSLCVQDPFDLSHNLTKAVSSITLKYFKQYCQDSASILSSKTK; encoded by the exons atgaaattatatgCAAG AGTAACATTAAACACATGTCGCAATTTAAGAGAACATTGTCAAGCACGGATGCATCTGTGGAGAATTAAACGAATTTCCACAGAAACATTAAACGATTCTAGTAAAACATTAAACTGTCTCAGTAATAAAATGGGGAAAGAACAGACAACTACTGATAATTGTTTTGATATAACAAGTGATATAAATGAACAAATTACAAAGCTTCTACAAGTTTCTCCATTTAAATCAAATTCATCAGAAAAACATGGTCATAAAGGACAAAGGCTAGTAAAACGTTTGAATAAAGTATATTGTGAAGAATTTTTGGAAATTGAGGAAAAAATGTATACCTTGGATAAAAAAAAGTTGAATAATAtggaattaaattttaaaccaTTTATGCCATATAGTAGTAAAAACTTTTATTGTTTAGCTTGTAATAATACTGTTTCAAAAGAATTGGATCTATTATATGAACATGCGTGTCTTGACGCAcataaatttaagttaaatacaattaaagaagataaagactctgaaaaattgataaagcaATATATGCAGAAAATTTCAGAAGATTCCATAAAATGTCATATATGTAAAAGTTGTATCAAAAATGATACCGATAATATTGATGCTCATATTAATGATAAGATGCATAAGAAAAAATGTGAAACCTTTTGTGCAGTTATAGATAATGCTTTTAATTCTATAACACAGAATCTTACAAATTTATGGTATAGCATTCAAAAATTTTCGTGTGTTCCATGCCAAAaaagtttcaattataaattgGAATTTATAGAACATATTGCTACACATACGAAAGATTCAACAaaggaaatatttgatttttgtattcCATGTGCAACATTATGGTTGGACACAAAAAACTGTTATACAGAACATTGTAATGATCCAgtgcataaatatttaataaaaagtaaagatTTTATGGTTGAAGATCTTCCTGAATGTATAAAGAAATTATTAGATCAAGTTGACGAAATTTCTGATGTTTTATTTGAACAAACACAAATTTTAATGAATGACACTATACAAAAGGAAGTTACACAATCTTTGGAAAATACCTTGAAATCATTTTATCCCTCTATTAAAGCATTTTTATTCGGATCTAGAATTACTGGACTTGGATCTGTAAATAGTGACATAGATATATATCTTGATTGtg gAAATACATACTATCAAGATCAAGAAgaatcattaaaaaagaaatatttcatatctATTGAGAAAATTTTACATCAACAAAAGGAAAAATGGGAAGTGAAAGAAATAATAGAGTCAAGAACTCCTATAATAAAGTTGTTATATAAACCAACAAATATACAATGTGATATTTCTCTTACAAATGGTCTTTCAGTTGAAAATTCTAAACTAATAAG gtCATTTAATGATGCATATCCACCGTGCAGAAAACTAATACTGTTCATTAAGAAATGGTTATCTTGTTTCAATTTACCTTCAAGGCATGGTTTAACAAATTATGCTATTGCTTGGATTGTTATATTTTATCTACAGTTAAATATGCATTTACCAAGTGTTGCtacattaataaaagaaaaaaataaatctagACTTATATGTG gatGGGAAACTGGTGTTGCACAaccaaagaataataataaatctgtGCAATCTCTTTCTATGCTATTATTGGGTTTTTTTCAATTCTATGCTAATTTTGATTATCGACATTACATTATTTGTCCACTTATGGGTTACGCCTTAGCGaaaaaagattttataaatCTAGATATGCTGCCCAAAGAAATGAAACCTTATATCAATCATATATATAAATCTAACGATCCGGAATATTTTCGGATTGATTCTTCATTATGTGTGCAAGATCCATTTGATTTATCCCATAATCTGACAAAAGCTGTTAGTAGTATTACTTTAAAGTATTTTAAGCAGTATTGTCAAGATAGTGCATCTATATTAAGTTCGAAAACGAAGTGA
- the LOC117605862 gene encoding transmembrane protein 50A produces the protein MTSCLEHIQSSNCIWFEAGEKRNVLASMLAGTLFFIGWWFIIDAHAKYPNEMSNAYHVCGVFGTISLFMVNSVTNAQIRGDAYNGGYLGARGARGWLFVGFVMGFAAVIAACWILFADFVAAEAQHHWPGVGLFLQNVFIFLGSLTYKFGRSEEL, from the exons ATGACGTCGTGTTTGGAACATATACAGTCTTCCAATTGCATATGGTTTGAAGCAGGTGAAAAACGAAATGTATTGGCATCTATGTTGGCTGGAACATTG ttCTTTATAGGATGGTGGTTTATTATCGATGCTCATGCCAAATACCCTAATGAAATGTCAAATGCGTATCATGTGTGTGGAGTATTTGGAACAATATCTCTCTTTAT GGTAAATTCTGTAACAAATGCACAAATAAGAGGAGATGCATACAATGGCGGTTATTTAGGAGCTAGGGGTGCAAGAGGTTGGTTGTTTGTTGGGTTTGTAATGGGATTTGCTGCAGTTATCGCAGCTTGTTGGattttatttgcagattttgtAGCTGCAG aagCACAACATCATTGGCCTGGTGTAGGCCtatttttacaaaatgtatttatcttcttggGCTCTCTCACTTATAAATTTGGACGATCAGAAGAGTTATAg
- the Zfrp8 gene encoding zinc finger protein RP-8: MTVDLGFAEKRESWRVESRFFPSKIGGKPAWLNLKNIPGEKDLQCEYCKEPCIFLCQIYAPYEDNDDAFHRTIFVFICKKSECCRTNENGNLKVFRSQLPKVNEFYPPEPPVEQNDWRTDININQWKNTCYICGILAPNHCSKCKNVNYCCRAHQVYHWKHGHKESCNANKEVIVNNKFLFPEHEIVIEREDVENDNDVNKLNEEEEEIKKYETMIQNNEAGTLQNENIQEELLHIANQKEDETFSKFQLAIDEYPDQIIRYNRGGEILYISAEAKINKIPKCVDCNGERQFEFQIMPQLLNFLDLEDPFKCIDWGILGVFTCIKSCTPKNGYSIEYIWKQDIIENESTTVS, translated from the exons atgacaGTAGATTTAGGTTTTGCAGAAAAACGTGAATCTTGGCGGGTAGAAAGTAGATTTTTTCCAAGCAAAATTGGTGGTAAGCCGGCGTggctaaatttaaaaaatattcctgGAGAGAAAGATCTTCAATGCGAATATTGCAAAGAACCTTGTATTTTTTTATGTCAAATCTATGCCCCATACGAAGATAATGACGATgcttttcatcgaacgatatttGTTTTTATATGCAAGAAATCCGAATGCTGTAGAACAAATGAAAACGGAAATTTAAAGGTATTTCGTTCACAATTACCAAAAGTGAATGAATTTTATCCGCCCGAACCACCTGTGGAACAGAATGACTGGAGGACTGATATTA atataaatcagTGGAAAAACACATGTTACATTTGTGGAATATTAGCACCGAATCATTGTTCTAAATGTAAAAATGTAAACTACTGTTGTCGTGCTCATCAAGTTTATCATTGGAAGCATGGGCACAAAGAGTCTTGTAACGCTAACAAAGAAGTCATtgtaaacaataaatttttatttcctgaaCATGAAATAGTGATAGAAAGAGAAGATGTAGAAAATGATAATGATGTGAACAAGTtgaacgaagaggaagaagaaattaaGAAGTATGAAACAATGATACAAAATAATGAAGCAGGAACTcttcaaaatgaaaatatacaagAAGAATTATTACATATAGCTAATCAAAAGGAAGAtgaaacattttctaaattccagTTAGCCATTGATGAATATCCAGATCAAATTATAAG ATATAACAGGGGAGgtgaaattttatatatctcAGCAGAagctaaaattaataaaataccaaAATGTGTTGACTGCAATGGAGAGAGACAGTTTGAATTtcaa aTTATGCCTCAATTATTGAACTTCCTTGATTTAGAAGATCCATTTAAGTGCATCGATTGGGGAATTTTAGGAGTATTCACTTGTATAAAATCGTGCACACCTAAAAATGGATACAGCATAGAATATATATGGAAACAAGATATTATTGAAAATGAGTCTACCACTGTTTCTTAA